One region of Arthrobacter sp. StoSoilB22 genomic DNA includes:
- a CDS encoding protein kinase translates to MRPTSGITLGGRFQLTSRIAIGGMGEVWKAKDQILGRIVAIKVLKEEYTGDPGFLQRFRAEARHTALLNHVGIANVFDYGEEAGSAYLVMELVPGHPLSGILEREQVLSPDMTLSIISQTARALAVAHAQGLVHRDIKPGNLLITPDNRVKVTDFGIARLADQVPLTQTGQVMGTAQYLAPEQATGQTATGSSDIYSLGVIGYECLTGHRPFSGESQIAIALAQVNDAPPPLPETLPTPVRALLMSMLAKDPKNRPANAIKLAEAAEAIRNGDIATAHADVPGMLLFESTTGPITAPVDTATAPTGVVTSPYGKEQSTTATSALPVLGAGAAGAALGAAAASDNPLTRANALEAERQLTDDEEVVYTDDENFDDAEPERKKRSPWTWPLVALILLVLFALVGFLISQSGFFSPSPAPSESTTTSTSRSASPTSTSATPTPRPSETTEAPQPTQSVPQKINVIPEQYQGQPFETVSGQLRALGLGVNGQEVFDDTAPVGIVISLNPTGPVDPGQTITVTYSKGPELVAVPAIAPGVDEARVRQAIEGAGLQWVAGEPVNGAIGQQPGTFVRSSPAAGTQVAAGSTVTYYLSKALVPTEPETPTSTPSGSASPRN, encoded by the coding sequence GTGAGGCCTACTTCAGGAATCACACTCGGCGGCAGGTTCCAGCTGACCAGTCGTATTGCGATTGGCGGCATGGGCGAGGTCTGGAAGGCCAAGGACCAGATCCTGGGCCGGATCGTTGCCATCAAGGTGCTTAAGGAGGAATACACGGGTGACCCCGGCTTCCTCCAGCGCTTCCGTGCCGAGGCACGACACACCGCGCTGCTCAACCACGTGGGCATCGCCAATGTCTTTGACTACGGCGAGGAAGCCGGTTCGGCCTACCTGGTCATGGAGCTTGTGCCCGGACACCCGCTGAGTGGCATCCTTGAGCGCGAACAGGTCCTGTCTCCGGACATGACGCTCTCCATCATTTCCCAGACAGCACGCGCCCTGGCAGTTGCGCACGCGCAGGGTCTGGTCCACCGTGACATCAAGCCGGGCAACCTGCTCATCACGCCGGACAACCGGGTCAAGGTCACCGACTTCGGCATTGCCCGATTGGCAGATCAGGTGCCGCTCACGCAGACCGGCCAGGTCATGGGCACCGCCCAGTATCTGGCTCCGGAACAGGCAACCGGACAGACGGCAACGGGATCCTCGGACATCTATTCGCTCGGTGTCATCGGCTATGAGTGCCTTACAGGCCACCGACCGTTCTCCGGTGAATCGCAGATTGCCATTGCCCTCGCCCAGGTAAACGACGCACCGCCGCCCCTTCCGGAGACGCTGCCCACGCCCGTGCGCGCCCTCCTGATGTCCATGCTGGCCAAGGATCCCAAGAACCGCCCGGCCAACGCCATCAAGCTGGCCGAAGCCGCTGAAGCCATCCGCAACGGTGACATCGCCACGGCGCACGCCGACGTACCCGGCATGCTGTTGTTCGAATCCACTACCGGGCCCATCACGGCACCGGTGGACACCGCAACGGCACCCACCGGCGTCGTCACCTCGCCTTACGGCAAGGAGCAGTCGACGACGGCGACCTCCGCACTTCCGGTGCTGGGCGCCGGCGCTGCAGGAGCTGCTTTGGGAGCCGCAGCCGCATCTGACAACCCCCTGACGCGGGCGAACGCCTTGGAGGCAGAGCGTCAGCTCACCGACGACGAAGAAGTGGTCTACACCGACGACGAGAACTTCGATGACGCTGAGCCGGAGCGCAAGAAGCGCAGCCCGTGGACATGGCCTCTGGTGGCCCTGATCCTTCTGGTCCTGTTTGCTTTGGTTGGTTTCCTGATCTCCCAGTCGGGATTCTTCTCGCCGAGCCCCGCGCCCAGCGAGTCCACCACCACCAGCACCAGCCGGAGCGCCAGCCCTACCTCTACGTCGGCCACCCCGACGCCGAGGCCCTCGGAGACCACTGAGGCACCCCAGCCCACGCAGTCGGTTCCCCAGAAAATCAACGTCATTCCTGAGCAGTACCAGGGCCAACCTTTCGAGACGGTGAGCGGACAACTTCGCGCCTTGGGTCTTGGAGTGAACGGTCAGGAAGTCTTCGACGACACCGCCCCCGTTGGAATCGTTATTAGCCTCAACCCCACCGGTCCTGTTGACCCGGGACAAACCATCACCGTGACCTACTCCAAGGGCCCGGAATTGGTGGCCGTACCTGCCATCGCGCCGGGAGTTGACGAAGCCCGGGTCCGGCAAGCCATTGAAGGAGCCGGACTGCAGTGGGTGGCAGGAGAACCCGTCAACGGTGCCATCGGCCAGCAGCCGGGAACGTTCGTGCGTTCCTCACCTGCGGCCGGCACCCAGGTGGCAGCGGGCTCAACGGTCACTTACTACCTGTCCAAGGCTCTGGTGCCCACCGAGCCTGAAACTCCCACTTCCACTCCCAGCGGCTCCGCCAGCCCCAGGAACTAA
- a CDS encoding penicillin-binding transpeptidase domain-containing protein encodes MNQAIRSSWMAAVAMFALIFGAISYVQVIGADDLNANPWNQRAVLASFCNERGSIIVGGKPVVESVPGTESCAFQRQYNQPQLYAGITGYFSKFFGSTGLEQSMGETLAGNSDQLFLDRMSQMFLGKEPKGASVELTLDPALQQLAMDLIPEGQRGSIVVTNPKTGAILAMASKPTYDPNLIATHDRTTAEANYAQLNQIPGINLNQNVSGPTGNLLSPGSVFKLIDTAAALNSGKYNKDSELPNPSSLPLPGSSASLPNYAGGNCNVRETASFAFALEQSCNTPFASIALDLGQDAIREQAQKFGFGQDFGDQLKLQQAISVFPEDLDQAQLAQSSVGQRDVKATPLQINMMTAAIANGGVQMKPNLVEAIRAPDLRVINEPKPEKLRTSTTQPIASQITEWMTSAVDNGIAKGAAVPGVKVAGKTGTAELGDSGLNNSWFTGFAPANDPQVAVTIVMESVDVLTGAQLTSPNAKKIFEAVLNK; translated from the coding sequence ATGAACCAGGCTATTCGCAGCAGCTGGATGGCTGCCGTCGCCATGTTCGCGTTGATCTTCGGCGCCATTAGCTACGTCCAGGTGATTGGTGCTGACGACCTCAACGCCAACCCCTGGAACCAGCGCGCTGTTTTGGCATCCTTCTGCAACGAGCGCGGCTCCATCATTGTGGGTGGAAAACCGGTGGTTGAGTCGGTTCCCGGAACGGAGTCCTGCGCCTTCCAGCGCCAGTACAACCAGCCACAGCTGTATGCCGGCATCACCGGATACTTCTCCAAATTCTTTGGTTCCACCGGCTTGGAACAGTCCATGGGGGAAACCTTGGCGGGCAACTCTGATCAGCTGTTCCTGGATCGCATGAGCCAGATGTTCCTCGGTAAAGAGCCAAAAGGAGCATCTGTGGAGTTGACCTTGGATCCTGCCCTGCAGCAGTTGGCCATGGATCTGATTCCTGAAGGCCAGCGGGGCTCCATTGTGGTCACCAACCCCAAGACCGGCGCCATTTTGGCCATGGCTTCCAAGCCGACCTATGATCCCAACCTGATTGCCACCCATGACCGGACCACAGCGGAAGCAAATTATGCACAGCTGAACCAGATTCCGGGTATCAACCTGAACCAGAACGTCAGCGGTCCTACAGGTAACCTGCTTTCGCCCGGCTCGGTCTTCAAGCTCATTGATACTGCTGCGGCACTGAATTCCGGTAAGTACAACAAGGACAGCGAACTCCCGAATCCCAGCAGCCTTCCCTTGCCCGGCAGCAGTGCCAGCCTGCCCAACTATGCCGGCGGCAACTGCAACGTCCGTGAGACAGCGTCCTTCGCCTTTGCCCTGGAGCAGTCGTGCAACACCCCGTTTGCGAGCATTGCACTTGACCTTGGCCAGGACGCCATCAGGGAACAGGCGCAGAAGTTCGGCTTCGGCCAGGATTTCGGTGACCAGCTCAAGCTGCAGCAAGCCATCAGCGTCTTCCCGGAGGACCTGGACCAGGCCCAGTTGGCACAGTCGTCTGTGGGTCAGCGCGATGTGAAGGCCACGCCGCTGCAGATCAACATGATGACGGCGGCCATTGCCAACGGTGGGGTGCAGATGAAGCCCAACCTGGTTGAGGCCATCCGTGCGCCTGATCTTCGGGTCATCAACGAACCCAAACCTGAAAAACTGCGGACCAGCACTACGCAGCCAATCGCCAGCCAGATCACTGAGTGGATGACCAGTGCCGTAGACAATGGCATTGCCAAGGGTGCAGCCGTTCCGGGCGTCAAGGTGGCCGGCAAGACAGGTACCGCCGAGCTCGGCGATTCAGGTTTGAATAACTCATGGTTTACCGGGTTCGCCCCGGCAAACGACCCGCAAGTAGCCGTCACCATTGTCATGGAGAGTGTGGACGTGCTAACCGGGGCCCAGCTAACCAGTCCGAACGCAAAGAAGATTTTTGAGGCGGTGTTGAATAAGTGA
- a CDS encoding FtsW/RodA/SpoVE family cell cycle protein, with translation MMQTEIAPKPRRNVELVLIVLALAVGIGASALVSINSEVGLDSDFWFQSSLLAVAAFAFHVVLRLRAKYADPVILPIVVALNGLGLALIHRMDGPGDDTGNNQLRWTLIAMAVSIAVIWFLKDHRILRRFTYISLAVSAFLLVLPLIPGISAGEILGARVWIRVGPMTFQPGEIAKITLAIFFAGYLSSNRDLILLAGRKIGPMQFPRFKDLGPMITAWLVSIGVLVFQRDLGSSILFFGLFIVMIYVATSRISWVVIGLLLILGGGFIASQIFSHVAFRIDSWINAFTPEVFGRSPGGSGQIVEGLFGMADGGLVGTGLGQGRPDLVPFANSDMIVALIGEELGLIGLFAVVMLYMLLFTRGFRAALGTRDAFGKLLACGLSFAIALQCFVVIGGVTRLIPLTGLTTPFLAAGGSSLLANWIIVGLLLMISNTARGPVDTTPMVNKPPASSTPDSRKPATGQTPSAPTEAVKQQ, from the coding sequence ATGATGCAGACTGAGATAGCCCCCAAACCCCGCCGGAACGTTGAGCTGGTGCTCATCGTCCTGGCCCTTGCCGTGGGCATCGGCGCCAGTGCCTTGGTGAGTATCAACTCGGAAGTCGGACTCGATAGCGACTTCTGGTTCCAGTCCAGCCTTTTGGCCGTGGCTGCTTTCGCATTCCACGTCGTCCTCAGGCTGCGCGCGAAGTATGCAGACCCGGTAATACTTCCCATCGTGGTTGCGCTCAATGGCCTCGGCCTGGCGTTGATCCACCGGATGGACGGTCCCGGGGACGATACGGGCAACAACCAGCTCCGGTGGACCCTTATTGCCATGGCGGTCTCCATAGCCGTGATCTGGTTCCTCAAAGACCACCGGATCCTGCGCCGGTTCACGTACATCTCCCTGGCGGTCAGTGCGTTCCTCCTGGTCCTTCCTTTGATCCCCGGCATCTCCGCGGGTGAAATCCTTGGCGCTCGGGTCTGGATCCGCGTTGGGCCCATGACGTTCCAGCCCGGTGAAATCGCCAAGATCACCCTGGCCATATTCTTCGCAGGGTATCTGTCCTCCAACCGGGACCTCATTCTGCTGGCGGGCCGGAAGATCGGCCCTATGCAGTTCCCCCGGTTCAAGGACCTTGGCCCCATGATCACCGCCTGGCTGGTGAGCATCGGCGTCCTCGTCTTCCAGCGCGACCTCGGATCTTCCATCCTCTTCTTCGGCCTGTTCATTGTGATGATTTACGTGGCCACCAGCCGTATCTCCTGGGTGGTCATCGGCCTGCTGCTGATTCTGGGCGGAGGCTTCATTGCTTCCCAGATCTTCTCCCACGTCGCTTTCCGCATCGATAGCTGGATCAATGCCTTCACACCGGAGGTCTTCGGCAGGTCACCCGGCGGTAGCGGCCAGATCGTGGAGGGCTTGTTCGGCATGGCCGACGGCGGCCTGGTGGGCACTGGTCTTGGCCAGGGCCGGCCGGATCTGGTCCCGTTCGCCAACAGCGACATGATTGTGGCCCTCATTGGTGAAGAGCTCGGCTTGATAGGCCTCTTCGCCGTGGTGATGCTGTACATGTTGCTCTTCACCCGCGGTTTCCGCGCAGCTTTGGGCACCCGGGACGCTTTTGGAAAGCTCCTCGCCTGCGGCTTGTCCTTTGCCATTGCCCTGCAATGCTTCGTAGTGATTGGCGGCGTCACCCGGCTCATTCCCTTGACCGGCCTCACCACTCCGTTCCTCGCAGCCGGCGGCTCTTCGCTTCTGGCCAACTGGATCATCGTTGGCCTGCTGCTCATGATCTCCAACACGGCCCGCGGCCCGGTGGACACCACCCCCATGGTTAACAAACCGCCCGCAAGCAGCACGCCGGACAGCCGCAAACCGGCTACAGGACAGACACCCAGCGCACCAACAGAGGCGGTGAAGCAACAATGA
- a CDS encoding PP2C family serine/threonine-protein phosphatase yields the protein MASPETPKGQEKPAERPLIMRYAARSDVGRIRSKNDDSAYVGRHLAVVADGMGGHAGGDVASASTVLDMIHLDHDDYPEGADTVLADEIQTANSLLSELVHQNPKLSGMGTTVTALLLEGRKLHFAHIGDSRAYRLRNKKFEQVSIDHTFVQRLIDEGRLRPEEAETHPHKNVLMRVLGDVDASPELDLDVLDVEPGERWLLCSDGLNYVAGHVVERMVRETKDLRECAEILVDLTLEAGAPDNVTVVMLEIAEETDDDVNTAAVDVVPAAALAAVDEPDAVTATKSADDVAADKAVEDSKTESKPKAEQQAGAGSSFSAGNPDNKQDAADDTSTGESTEPPATTDPHLGEHLSAEVLREELASRPHELVGAAATAAETGSIPTVAGRTVARRAATVLTHKAEQDRVEVEEPPRRRVRWLMPAVAAVVVLGVVVGLWLGYAWTQTRYYVGEYDQRVAIFNGISQRLGPIQLSRLEAVTDIRVDSLPEYGQQSVRQTVPAGDLDGAQDIVENLRNTGSASANCPSPAPTAAGTASGSATPTPAPTATVPIPSTAAVASPTPSPVPTPCEAAK from the coding sequence ATGGCCTCCCCCGAGACCCCCAAAGGCCAGGAAAAGCCTGCGGAGCGCCCGCTCATCATGCGCTACGCCGCTCGTTCCGACGTCGGACGGATCCGCTCCAAGAATGACGACTCCGCATATGTGGGTCGCCATCTTGCCGTGGTGGCCGACGGCATGGGCGGTCACGCCGGCGGCGATGTCGCTTCCGCTTCAACGGTTCTGGACATGATCCACCTTGATCATGACGACTATCCGGAGGGTGCGGACACCGTCCTGGCCGACGAGATCCAGACCGCCAATTCCCTTCTTTCCGAGCTCGTGCACCAAAATCCCAAGCTTTCGGGGATGGGCACCACCGTGACAGCCCTGCTTTTGGAGGGCCGCAAGCTCCACTTCGCCCACATTGGCGATTCCCGCGCCTACAGGCTGCGCAACAAGAAGTTTGAACAGGTCAGCATTGACCACACGTTCGTGCAGCGGCTCATTGACGAGGGCCGGCTGCGCCCGGAGGAAGCCGAAACGCATCCGCACAAGAACGTCTTGATGCGAGTCCTCGGCGACGTCGATGCCAGCCCCGAGCTGGACCTGGATGTCCTGGATGTGGAACCTGGCGAACGCTGGCTGCTCTGCTCCGACGGACTCAATTACGTTGCCGGCCACGTGGTGGAGCGCATGGTCCGTGAAACCAAGGACCTACGCGAATGTGCTGAGATCCTTGTTGACCTGACCCTTGAAGCCGGCGCCCCGGACAACGTCACCGTGGTGATGTTGGAGATTGCGGAGGAGACCGACGACGACGTCAACACGGCCGCCGTCGACGTCGTTCCGGCAGCGGCGCTTGCCGCGGTTGACGAGCCTGACGCGGTGACGGCCACCAAGTCCGCCGATGATGTGGCTGCGGACAAAGCTGTAGAAGACAGCAAAACCGAGTCGAAGCCCAAAGCCGAGCAGCAGGCAGGCGCTGGATCGTCGTTTAGTGCGGGCAATCCTGACAACAAACAAGACGCGGCTGACGACACTTCAACCGGCGAGTCCACTGAACCTCCTGCCACCACCGACCCGCACCTCGGCGAGCATTTGTCGGCGGAAGTGCTGCGCGAGGAATTGGCCAGTCGGCCTCATGAGCTTGTTGGTGCAGCTGCAACCGCCGCCGAAACGGGCTCCATTCCCACGGTGGCCGGCCGCACTGTGGCACGGAGGGCAGCTACTGTCCTGACACACAAGGCTGAACAGGACCGCGTTGAGGTGGAAGAGCCGCCGCGACGCCGCGTGCGCTGGTTGATGCCTGCGGTTGCAGCGGTGGTTGTCCTGGGTGTGGTGGTGGGCCTCTGGCTTGGCTATGCCTGGACCCAAACGCGCTACTACGTGGGCGAATACGATCAGCGGGTCGCCATCTTCAACGGAATCTCGCAGCGGCTCGGCCCCATTCAACTTTCCCGGCTTGAAGCCGTAACCGATATCAGGGTGGATTCATTGCCGGAATACGGCCAACAGAGCGTACGCCAGACAGTACCGGCGGGCGACCTCGACGGTGCGCAGGACATCGTGGAGAACCTGCGGAACACCGGCAGCGCCTCTGCGAACTGCCCCAGCCCCGCGCCCACGGCCGCGGGCACCGCGTCGGGATCGGCAACCCCTACGCCAGCACCTACGGCCACTGTGCCCATTCCCAGCACGGCCGCCGTCGCCAGCCCCACTCCTTCGCCCGTCCCGACTCCCTGTGAGGCGGCCAAATGA
- a CDS encoding FHA domain-containing protein, protein MSELTITALRFGFLLLLWVLIFSIVTTMRRDFQIGRKAVTGVPTAREVRKHPELAASPPPAIQHARTLVVTEGPLKGTTVPLAASPILLGRAQEATLVLEDDYASGRHARLFPQGSRWFIEDLGSTNGTYLADQQLTRALPVELGVPVRIGKTVIELRP, encoded by the coding sequence ATCAGCGAACTGACCATCACAGCGCTTCGCTTCGGATTCCTCCTCCTACTCTGGGTCCTGATTTTCAGCATCGTCACCACCATGCGCCGCGACTTCCAGATAGGCCGCAAGGCTGTCACCGGCGTTCCCACGGCACGGGAAGTCCGCAAGCATCCTGAACTAGCGGCTTCGCCGCCGCCGGCAATCCAGCATGCGCGAACACTTGTAGTTACTGAGGGTCCCCTCAAAGGCACCACGGTCCCCCTGGCGGCCAGCCCCATTCTGCTGGGCCGCGCGCAGGAAGCCACGCTTGTCCTGGAGGACGACTACGCTTCCGGCCGGCATGCACGCCTGTTCCCGCAGGGTAGCCGCTGGTTCATCGAGGACCTGGGCTCCACCAACGGCACCTACCTGGCCGATCAGCAGCTCACCCGCGCATTGCCTGTTGAGCTTGGCGTCCCCGTGAGAATCGGCAAGACGGTCATTGAATTGAGGCCGTAG
- a CDS encoding DUF3662 and FHA domain-containing protein, whose translation MGLLDKVERGIEKAVRNVFSTGSRARVEPVEIASKLRRELDNKSITIAAGRTLAPNVFDVLLSDEDFARAQEWGTPLAEELCDVVIQHVRSQGYTLQGAVRISFRRNDEERAGHFEIASRTEKQSNDGSAPAPSPRANVPAAPVRQPTRMQPVLDIGGQRYSLNALSVVLGRSSEADILVDDTGVSRKHLEVRTENGTTWAVDLGSTNGSYVNGHKVNGSVELTDGSTITMGRTKIIFRLLPQTPGGHA comes from the coding sequence ATGGGTTTGCTGGATAAAGTCGAGCGCGGCATTGAAAAGGCTGTCCGCAACGTCTTCTCCACGGGGTCGCGGGCACGTGTTGAGCCAGTGGAGATTGCAAGCAAGCTGAGGCGCGAGTTGGACAATAAGTCCATCACCATCGCTGCCGGGCGGACGCTGGCTCCAAATGTCTTTGATGTCCTGTTGAGTGACGAGGACTTTGCCCGGGCCCAGGAATGGGGAACACCATTGGCCGAGGAATTGTGCGACGTCGTCATCCAGCACGTCCGTAGCCAGGGCTACACGCTCCAAGGCGCCGTGCGCATTTCGTTCCGACGCAACGACGAGGAACGTGCCGGTCACTTCGAGATCGCTTCGCGAACAGAGAAGCAGTCAAACGACGGATCAGCACCGGCGCCGTCCCCCAGGGCCAACGTCCCCGCCGCTCCGGTGCGGCAGCCCACGCGCATGCAGCCTGTACTGGACATCGGCGGTCAGCGGTATTCGCTCAACGCCCTGTCCGTGGTGCTTGGTCGCTCCTCCGAAGCCGACATCCTGGTGGATGACACAGGTGTTTCACGGAAGCACCTTGAGGTCCGCACGGAAAATGGCACCACGTGGGCCGTTGATCTCGGCTCCACCAACGGCAGCTACGTTAATGGACATAAAGTGAACGGCAGCGTGGAGCTTACAGACGGCTCAACCATCACGATGGGACGTACCAAGATCATTTTCCGCCTCCTCCCCCAAACCCCGGGCGGTCACGCGTGA
- a CDS encoding PLP-dependent aminotransferase family protein, with protein MTVNLISTRRPALIEAFTAPKGFGDQTLRDRRADAIELLGGIPDPSVLPTEELAAATTRVLSKPGVPALQYSRTEGISPLREWIAEREGVSVDRILITNGGFHGLSLAIQSVVERGDLVAVDNPIFPLFLRGLQLSDARTLPVFVGPQGLDVDQLSDQLRGGARPSALYTVPDFHNPSQGTLSGEARKELVRLAEHYGFVVLADNPYRELRFTGEQETVEEFNNSDHVLHINTFTKTLGPGLRLGWTVAPERLARDLVALRSRQDSHSSTLVQAIIGELVTSDPGIFDATLNRARALYRNRAETLVAALHREAPGAFETVLPDGGLFLWPKLADNSVDPEQLAADASAEGVEYQRGSFFPSGPGTDADRHLRLAYGDVAASKLEEAAARLGRALKRQVP; from the coding sequence ATGACCGTGAACCTGATATCCACCCGTCGGCCCGCGCTCATCGAGGCCTTTACCGCCCCCAAAGGCTTTGGGGACCAGACGCTGCGTGATCGGCGGGCAGATGCGATCGAGCTTCTTGGTGGCATTCCGGATCCCAGCGTCCTCCCCACGGAGGAACTGGCCGCCGCCACAACACGTGTGCTGTCCAAGCCCGGCGTCCCTGCGCTCCAATACTCACGGACAGAGGGTATTTCGCCGCTGCGGGAGTGGATCGCAGAACGCGAAGGCGTCTCTGTTGACCGGATCCTCATCACCAACGGCGGGTTCCATGGACTCTCCTTGGCAATCCAGTCCGTAGTGGAACGCGGCGACCTGGTGGCCGTGGACAACCCGATCTTCCCGCTGTTCCTCCGCGGGCTCCAGCTCTCTGACGCACGGACTCTGCCCGTATTTGTGGGTCCGCAGGGTCTGGACGTCGATCAGCTCTCGGACCAGCTCAGGGGCGGTGCCCGACCATCCGCCCTATATACAGTGCCTGACTTCCACAACCCCTCCCAAGGCACGCTGTCCGGAGAGGCCCGGAAAGAACTCGTGCGGCTGGCCGAACACTACGGATTCGTGGTCCTGGCGGACAACCCGTACCGTGAGCTTCGCTTTACGGGCGAGCAAGAGACTGTGGAGGAGTTCAATAACTCGGACCACGTCCTCCACATCAACACCTTCACCAAGACACTGGGGCCGGGGTTGCGCCTTGGATGGACCGTGGCTCCGGAGCGCTTGGCGCGTGATCTGGTGGCATTGCGCAGCCGCCAGGATTCCCACAGCTCCACGCTGGTCCAGGCCATCATCGGGGAACTGGTCACGTCCGACCCTGGAATTTTCGACGCAACCCTGAACCGGGCCCGCGCCCTGTACCGGAACCGCGCTGAAACGCTGGTTGCCGCCCTGCACCGGGAAGCTCCTGGAGCTTTTGAGACTGTTCTCCCGGACGGCGGACTGTTCCTCTGGCCCAAACTGGCAGACAACTCCGTGGACCCTGAGCAACTGGCCGCTGATGCCAGCGCAGAAGGGGTGGAGTACCAGCGGGGTTCGTTCTTCCCCTCAGGGCCCGGAACGGACGCTGACCGGCACCTGCGCCTGGCGTACGGCGACGTTGCGGCGTCAAAGCTGGAGGAAGCGGCTGCGCGCCTGGGACGTGCGCTGAAGCGGCAAGTTCCATAG
- a CDS encoding ABC transporter ATP-binding protein has product MTLNTKDRNVSADLLTVHGLSIAYGPTAVVHDVSFSVAKGESLALIGESGSGKSTIAKAILRLLPHGEATATGRVALNGQDVLALPEKHFRPLRGRELGFIPQDPASALNPVRTIGAQAHEAAALLGETDPTVRRAKILDVLEQVGLPDPARVYDSYPHQLSGGMLQRVLIALTVLPRPALIVADEPTSALDVTVQKLILDMLTELRRELDISLLLITHDLAIAAERADSLVVLKDGSVQESGPSLEVFASPTTDYARSLQADVPALHPDRYRNQRITLTEANHLEEAHDGGSRTQAVASPTAGPQIDVQGVTKRFSAGGKDVLACDGVSFSVERGRTHALVGESGSGKTTAVRLLLGLEQPDAGEITVAGQSTSGRSRSDVREIRRHLQLVYQNPFTSLDPTWRVGRIVREPLDEFGVGTKAERAQRVREALEAVGLPSDVASRRPAHLSGGQRQRVAIARALVVRPDVVVLDEPTSALDVSVQAGILELLSKLQRELGLTYLFVSHDLALVRQVADTLSVLRRGQVVEDGPVEEIFHRPQHPYTRALLEAIPLAAVASEPAADQQLAKATA; this is encoded by the coding sequence ATGACCCTGAACACCAAGGACCGCAACGTGTCCGCAGACCTATTAACAGTGCACGGTTTGTCCATCGCCTACGGTCCCACCGCCGTGGTCCATGACGTCTCCTTTTCGGTGGCCAAAGGCGAGAGCCTGGCGCTCATCGGAGAGTCGGGATCGGGCAAGTCCACTATCGCCAAGGCCATCCTCCGGTTGCTTCCCCACGGAGAAGCGACGGCCACGGGGCGTGTAGCGCTCAACGGACAGGATGTCCTGGCGCTGCCCGAGAAGCACTTCCGTCCCCTCCGCGGCCGGGAACTGGGCTTCATCCCCCAGGACCCTGCATCGGCTTTGAACCCCGTGCGGACCATCGGCGCGCAGGCCCACGAGGCCGCCGCGCTGCTCGGCGAAACAGACCCAACGGTCCGCCGCGCAAAAATCCTGGACGTGCTGGAGCAAGTAGGCCTCCCGGACCCTGCCCGGGTTTACGATTCCTACCCGCACCAGCTCTCCGGCGGCATGCTTCAGCGCGTGCTGATCGCGCTCACGGTGTTGCCTCGTCCGGCGCTGATCGTGGCTGATGAACCAACTTCCGCTTTGGACGTAACGGTTCAGAAGCTCATCCTGGACATGCTGACCGAGCTCCGCCGCGAGCTGGACATCAGCCTGCTCCTCATCACGCATGACCTCGCGATCGCCGCCGAGCGCGCCGATTCCCTGGTGGTGCTGAAGGACGGCTCAGTGCAGGAAAGTGGACCGTCCCTGGAAGTGTTCGCTTCGCCTACCACCGATTACGCGCGGAGCCTTCAGGCCGACGTCCCGGCGCTCCACCCGGACCGGTACCGCAACCAGCGCATCACCCTTACGGAAGCGAACCACCTTGAGGAAGCGCACGACGGCGGCTCCCGCACTCAGGCTGTTGCTTCACCGACAGCGGGACCCCAGATCGATGTTCAAGGGGTGACCAAGCGCTTCTCCGCCGGCGGAAAGGACGTCCTCGCCTGCGACGGGGTGTCCTTCTCCGTGGAACGTGGCCGAACGCACGCGCTCGTCGGCGAGTCCGGGTCCGGCAAAACCACTGCGGTCCGGCTGCTGCTGGGTCTTGAACAGCCGGACGCTGGGGAGATTACGGTAGCCGGCCAATCGACGTCGGGCCGTTCCAGGTCCGACGTCCGCGAGATCCGCCGCCATCTCCAGTTGGTCTACCAGAACCCGTTTACGTCCCTCGACCCCACATGGCGGGTGGGCAGGATTGTCCGCGAACCACTGGATGAGTTCGGCGTGGGCACCAAGGCAGAGCGTGCCCAGCGGGTTCGCGAGGCTTTGGAAGCCGTGGGCCTTCCATCCGATGTGGCCTCGAGGCGGCCTGCGCACCTGTCCGGCGGCCAGCGCCAACGGGTGGCGATCGCCCGGGCGCTGGTGGTGAGGCCCGACGTCGTGGTTTTGGATGAACCCACCTCCGCACTGGACGTGAGCGTCCAAGCGGGAATCCTCGAGCTGCTGTCCAAACTGCAACGTGAATTGGGGCTGACGTATCTCTTCGTTTCGCACGACCTCGCACTGGTGAGGCAGGTGGCCGACACCCTCTCCGTCCTGCGTCGCGGCCAAGTGGTGGAGGACGGACCTGTGGAGGAGATCTTCCACAGACCACAACACCCCTATACCCGCGCCCTCCTTGAAGCGATTCCCCTGGCAGCCGTGGCCTCAGAGCCGGCAGCCGACCAACAACTAGCGAAGGCAACAGCATGA